The DNA window TCCTAAAATAGGGATGTCCCCTTTATATGCTAATAAAAACATAGCTCCTGGAAGTACCGGTGCTCCATAACTAATCACATTAGCTCCAGTTTTTTTAATCGCTGTTGGTGTAACGTCATCTGGGTCTACTGACATCCCCCCTGTACAAATAACCATTTCTACTCCTTTTTTTATCCAATCCTCTACTGCATTTTTTATTTTTTCTTCATTATCTGGTAAAATAGTCTGTCCTAAAACTTCACATCCATATTCCTCTACCTTCTTTTGAATCACAGGACCAAAAGCATCTTTAATTCTTCCATGATAAACTTCATTTCCTGTAGTAATAACGCCCACCTTCAGGGGAGTAAAAGGAACAACCTCTATAATTTTTTCTTCTCCAATCAAAGTTTCTGCTTTTTTTATTTTTTCATCCTCAATCACAAGAGGAATCACTCTTGTTCCGGCTACTTTCTTCCCTTTTTTAACAGGAACATTATTATGAAGGGTCACTAAAATCATCTCTCCTAATGCATTCAACTTATATAACCG is part of the Crassaminicella profunda genome and encodes:
- a CDS encoding molybdopterin-binding protein; its protein translation is MKKIRVQDAVGSVLCHDITKIIPNVVKDRAFKKGHIITEEDIPALLSLGKDHLYVWEKNPGMIHENEAADRITKLTAGKGLSFSEVKEGKINFIAAYDGLLKIDTERLYKLNALGEMILVTLHNNVPVKKGKKVAGTRVIPLVIEDEKIKKAETLIGEEKIIEVVPFTPLKVGVITTGNEVYHGRIKDAFGPVIQKKVEEYGCEVLGQTILPDNEEKIKNAVEDWIKKGVEMVICTGGMSVDPDDVTPTAIKKTGANVISYGAPVLPGAMFLLAYKGDIPILGLPGCVMYAKRTVFDLMLPRILIKDKIEMKDIAAYGHGGLCMECDICRFPDCTFGKGV